One Glycine max cultivar Williams 82 chromosome 3, Glycine_max_v4.0, whole genome shotgun sequence DNA window includes the following coding sequences:
- the LOC100778465 gene encoding uncharacterized protein: MENKALFRLLVILLALFFVVFVAAVPATRSSMIGKIDPLVQDHLAKEDLVMWLRNSEDEMKEGTLETRMLMDVVDYPGTRPNPAHYPKSPGKP; this comes from the exons ATGGAGAACAAAGCCCTCTTTAGGCTTCTTGTTATTCTTCTGGCTCTTTTCTTCGTTGTATTTGTTGCTGCTGTTCCTGCAACCA GAAGCTCCATGATCGGGAAAATTGATCCTTTAGTGCAAGATCATCTGGCTAag GAGGATCTTGTTATGTGGTTAAGGAATAGCGAAGATGAAATGAAAGAAGGGACTTTAGAGACCAGAATGTTGATGGATGTTGTGGACTACCCTGGAACAAGACCAAATCCAGCCCATTATCCAAAATCTCCTGGAAAGCCTTGA